The following DNA comes from Miscanthus floridulus cultivar M001 chromosome 5, ASM1932011v1, whole genome shotgun sequence.
tccgagggtgacgtggcagctgagttgggaacgaattgcaacttggggaagaccatggcgtcggtgtgtccagcgtggcgatgtcctcatcaaactctcacttgaccacaacaagcctaatgagaaaggtggatgcacacttgctactctccttgcactaatgatgccttaatcttggattctcaaatctcaatcacatcactaggctcttgctctccaaagcactctcaagggtgtttctcagctaatcaaatgggcaagagacctcctttggatgaatagaggaagtatttatacccctcattcaaaacgaaccattaGGAGGTTGTGTCAGCGTTCTGCGGGGTGATCGAAtactccggtcaaggtgactggacgctctggtcagttctccccaccaTAGAGTTGTTAAGTTGTGACTGAACTCTGAcctgcatccggtcagcactgaccagacacgttcggtcatgaaaactgctctctggacccttactgatgttgaccggatgctggaccccagAGTCATGTCACTTTGCTGTTCAGTGTCTGGTTAGTAACCAGAacctggccagtgtccggtcagcactgaccggacgtgtccgatcaggattctccctctctggaaccttactagagttgatcagactctggcacctagcatccggtcacttttcactcagcgtctggtcacaaccagacgacttctccttgatcaaatgaactgaccagactctactgCTAGCGTCTGATCAGAccgggaccagcgtccggtcaacatttgaccctctattcacttccaactcgaaatcatatgtgaatgaagtttgctccaattgatcttagggctacttcggagctacctagtgttagatttgacaagtgtgcatcacacctaacccactagacatacctaggtcaagctactagtccatacctcccttaatagtatggccaaagaaaaaacaaagttataaactactctaagtgtctcttcaacaccaaacggcacttagaactagtccgtccttaaccttgtcgtccatcctttgaaaaccaaaacaatttccatcgtaggggcatgacaaccatgattgcccaatcaattgccattaccatgacctaacttaattgcctctacaaaacacacgttagtcatagtaatcatgtattgtcattaatcaccgaaacccaactaggggcctagatgcttcaGTCACATGACGAGAAGTGATCACCCAGCGTGTGTCAAGATCAAGTCACCGATAGCTGCAGTGGTCAGTGGGATACCCTAGTAGCACACAGGCGGTGGAACGAGTGGCAAGTTTGTGGGGCATTGTGGTGGCCAGATTCGAGAAACAAAGGCAGCCAAAGACCCTGAGATGGTCGTAGGTGGGTGGTGCGTCGAGCAGGCGTTGGAACAGCATTTGAAAAGTCGTGGCTTGGCTAGGACGGTGATTGAGAAGATGCGTTGCCATGGCCAGAGCCTTGACCCAGAATGAAGGGGGCATGCCAGCGTGCAAAAGCAAACTATGAACACAGTCGTTCAGAGTGCGTATAATGCGCTCAGCGGTCCCATTTTGAGAAGAAGTATAGGGACATGACAAACGAAAAACAATGCCATGAGCTGCAAAATGCGCGCGTAAGGCGtgattgtcaaattctttgccattgttaGATTGGAAGGAGATGATGGGAAGCTAGAATTGGGTACTGACATAGGCGTGAAATGACAAAATGCAGGCTAAGACATCTGATTTGCAGCGCAATGGAAATGTCTAGACGTAATGTGTTAAATCATCAATCAAGACAAGGTAATATTTGAATCTAGAGCAGCTAGAAACATGTGGAGTCCAGACATCAGCATGTATGACTTGATAAGGAACATAACTAACAGATTCAGAAGATGAAAATGGTAATCTAACATGTTTACCAAACTAACAAGATGAACAAACATGCGAGGAGGACTTGGAATAggtaaaatcaacatgatgaagaGCTTGACGAAGAGCATGACACCTCGGGTGACCAAGCCACAAATGCCACAGATCAGCAGTAGCAGTGGTGGCAACGAGCGCTTTCGACGATGGTGGTGCCAGGGGGTACGAGTCACCGCCACTATTACATCGGAGGATCATAGTGCGGGTGGGGAGGTCCTTGATAGAGAAACCATAGGGGTCAAACTCAACGGAAACATTGTTGTCATGAGTGAGAGATCGAACAGAAATAAGATTCTTCACTAGAGAAGGAAAAACAAGGATGTTGTGTAGGTGAAGGGGAGAGTGAGGTGTGGTAATGGCGGTGGTAGCGCGATGAGTGACAGGCAGCGTGGCACCGTTGCCAACGGTGATAGAAGTAGAATGAGAGAGGGGTAGAGGGGAGGGAAAGTTACCGGTGTTTGAGGCAAAATGAGACTATGCGCTGGTGTTGAGGAACCACTCCGTGGCCTACGGCCTAGAGGGTGGCACGCCGGAGGTCGCGAGCGTGGCGAGGAGAGCTTGATGGTTCCACATGTCCGGCAAGGGTGGTGGTGCGAGGCCGGTGGGAGGGATCGGCGACGGAGGTGGTGCGGCCCCGGCGAAGTATGCCTGCTGAGGCTATGTGCTGGGATGGGGACCCAGCACGCCGGTGCCCGGGATGTGGAATGGCATGGGCCAGGCCTACACCATGCCGGTCCATGGGTTCAGCCTAGGAACCCACACGAGACCTTGTGTACGAACTGCAGATGTGAAACTGCCCAGTTGACCGCGTCCATGACCTTTCTTCTTGGGAGCACGATCGGAACGTGGGGCAGTTGCAGGAGCCGGGAGCTTGGCAGCCGAGCTGGAACCGCCATCGCCGGTTGGAGTAGAGGTGGAACGGCCACCGACGGTGGCGAGTAGAGCCTGATGGTGCATCGCCTTCGCCTGCTCCTTGTCGTACTGCTCCTCTAGTAGCAGATAGGAGCGCGCCGAGAGGAACATGTGCGGCGGGTGCTTGGTGGTGATCATGATCATCGGGACGGTGTGCCGGTGTTTGGAGTTGAGCCCACGAAGCATGTTGAGGACTTGGAAGGTCTCGCAAACCGGCTGGCCGACATCGCGCAGGGGATCGGCCAGGCGCTTGAGCTTGCCGGTGTAGGCCGTGATGTCCATGTCGCCCTGGACAAGGCTCCTGAACTCCACCTCAAAGTAGACAACGCGATGAAGCTCGTTGtccttgaactggtcatggagtAGGCCGTGGCCTTGGGAACGCGGACGATGGTGCAGACGTCCTTGGACATCGAGTTGTAGAGCCAACTCAGGATGCACTGATGTTTCATGACCCAGTCCGGATCACGGCGATTGTCGGCGGTTGGCAGGGAAGAAAGGTGGGAGCCGAGGCCGATCTTGCCGATGAAGGCGTCAAAGAAGCAGCGCCACTCGGTGTAGTTTGATTCGGTGTGGTCGAGCTTGACGGGGACATGCGTCTTGATGTTCACCGTCTGCAAGACGGCCACCGATGGCGCGGCGATGACGGGTGCATCGAAGGATGCATCGAAGTCGACGGAGGATTCGGAGGAGTGGGAGTCGGCGTCAGACTTGTGGAACTCAAAGAGATGGTTGGCGTTGGTGTCCATGGCGCTAGAGAGCGAGAGCAGCggagaggagagggagcagcGATGGTGGACGGCGTTGCCGGAGACGAACGGCAGTTGCGGAAGAGAGGCGAGCAGGATCAAGCTGCGTCTACTGATACCATGTGGAGAGAAGGAATGTGGCCAATAACTGTTCCATTGCATCTCATTAAGTATATACACAAGTTACAGCCGTGGGTGTGCGCGGTGCGCACGTCTACGACTCATGGGTGACCGTGGTCACCACGCCGAGAAGCTAACTGCTAGTACAAAACTGAGTGTCTCAACAGACTCGTTCGCGAGGAAAACAACGACGTGATGATTTCCACCCACCACTGAACAAAAGGGATCGAGAGACCTTGCACACGTGACTTCCTGGATCAGGACTGGGCACAGGCTGGGCTTGGATGGGCTGGGCCCATACGTGACCCATGTgcaaaataataaaaaagaaTAATTTATTGAATGACTGTTTCGAGATGTGTGCAATTTTTAGAATGAGGAGTATTGGAGCAGTTCTTTTTTTTCTATAGTTCAAATTTACAATTGATCACAGCGACATATTAATGGTTTCTCCTTGCTCTAATGCTGAACAGTACATGAATGCATTGGATGAAGCAATGAATTCGCTTGATGGGAGATTTTCCATCCTTTCGTCATCAAAGCAGATTGTAAGCTACATGAATGATGAGGAAAAGGTAAGGACATGAGAATAGTTTGGTTTGTCAAAGCATTATTTCAGACATAATCATAAGGATCGTGAGACTCTTACATTTCAGACATCAATTCTGAAGAACATTTATTGGAAGGAGTTTGGTCTTCTTGCATTCATGTGGATGGCATTCCTTAGGCTTCAGGTTACAATTACAAAGGTGAGGATCCCAAAAACAAAACTGTGTAGTAGCTCATTAGTGCAAAATACAGAAGACTAAACTGTACTGTCACGAACTAAGTGGGAGCATACAGTTCAAGGCTTCACGCATACAATCACAAACTAATTGTTATTAATCTTACCTCCTCGGAGATAATAGATACAATAATCAATTCTTCCACAATACTGATGGAAACAAATAAAGTCATGATAACTTAAATAAATAGTAGTTAAATAAAAATAACTTTATGTTCCAATTTACATCTTCAATTGTAGATTGCTAAATATACAttttaaaacctagaacatactTTTGTCTAACTCTTTAATGAGTTCGGATAAATTTAGTTTACTTCGAATCAAAGAGCGGCCAAGGCATCATCCGTCGTAGTAGAATCCTAGATGGAAAAAAATCCTCCTGACCTCCCTCGACTATTGTGATAGTCCGGTTTACCTCCTTCAACTAGAAAACCGGATGTTTGCACTGCTTGAACTATTAAAACCTCGATTTACCTGAATGAGTGGTTTTTAAAGCAATTTTGGCTGACGTGGCGCCACATCAGCCGTCCTACGTGGCGCCGCGTCAGCCATGAGGGAGGTATATCGGACTTTTAGGATAGTTGAGGAAGGTTAATTAGACTTTATAAAAAAGTTATAAAATACTTTTTCAAAAAACTATCCAAATATTTTTTCTagaataaatatatatttaaaaagATACTAAAATTGGATTTAGTGTTAGAAAATTTATAGAAATTTTGTTTTAACTTAGAAAAACATGAAACTAGTTTCAtggtttttttttccaaaaatcaTGCTCTACCTTTTTATTACTTACTTAGAGTTATTGAATCTTATATGTTCTCCTAAAATTTAAAACTAGTAAATAATAGATGATGCACACATAGACAAATCCTAGTAGACTGTATCGTGAATCGCCGTGCAATCCACTGTGCAAACTACAAAATATGTTTCCTCAACAGCAATGTCTAGCTTAACCGGTCGAGACAATGCCGAAAAATTCcaaatgaaaaatataattcaaggTATGATTGCATATTAACATGTATCATGTGGTTTACCTTTGTAGCAGCATTGTCTTCTTCAAGAGACATCACAATGACGATGTGTGTACGCTCATTGAACCATCAGCAGTAGTCGCCATGCGACTTCTTAGACTCTAGACCAACGTCTACTACTTGGACCAAAACATCTGGATGGATGCGACCACTTCCTCGTTCATTGTCACCGTCGTAACTCTGCGCATGCACAGAGAGCACATGATCAAGCAGGAAGGCAGTTTGGATGGTCTCGGGATGCCCAACTACATCCATCTCACAAAAATATGCTCTATATTATAGTTCCTAACTCTGAAAAAACATAcataatgattttagaaaaaaaagtaTGCAGCtagtttcatttttttatttaaaaacgaATTTTCTATGACTTTTTAACTTTAAATAAGATTTTAGTATTTTAAATGTATATTTATGCTGAAAAAATATTtgaatattttttgaaaaaaatatttctataacttttttataaaattaaaatccCTAAGCTATCGCGAAAGTCCAATTTACCTCTCTCATGGCTGACGTGGTGCCACGTAGGACGACTGATGTGGCACCACATAAGCTAAAATCACTTTGAAAACCGCTCAGTGAGGTAAATATGACTTTCTTGTTGAGCAGCGCATCAGCGAAAACCACTTTGAGAACCACTTCAATAGTTCGAGGAGCGCAAACATCTGATTTTCTAGTTGAAGAAGGTGAACCGGATTACTGCAATAGTTGAGAGAGGTCAGGATGACTTTTTTTTGGTAATGCTCTGGTCAGGACGTCCGATCTTCCGGACGTTGCGTTCGCGGGCCGCGGCACTAGCAAAACAGTCCAACTGGCGTATCCCCTTGTCCACTCACCTCTAAACTTATCTTGTTGCTCCATTTTCCAGAAGGCTCTCCACCGCAGCGCCACAAAATCATGCTCCACCGTGATTGCGCTCCACAATGCAACTATGGGGTTCCTCATCTGGACGTCAGACTCACcatcccccccccccaccaccgaGTCCGTAATCCATGGTGCCCCATGGCCAACCACTGCCCCAGCCCGATTCGTGTCAAGGCTGCGATGTCCCCTGGGTGGTCTGCCGACGATGCGAAGCTCCATCGATGGGCTCGAAGAAACGGAGGGCGGCTCCGCTCTAGCCGCCGCCCCATTGCGCCCCTTGGCCGGTCCGTAGCTGCCCCCTGCTCAGTCCGCTCCAAGGCTACAGTGTCCCTTGGCTGGTCCACCGAAAACGCAAAGCTCCATCGTTGGGCTCAAAGAAACGGAGGGCAACTCTGCTCCGGCCGCCGCGCTCGACGGCTATCGCGCCCCCTGGTTGGTCGCTCCGCGCAGCCAGCAAGCACTAGACCGACGAACTTCACACGTCGACGAACCTTCATTTCTCCCCAGCAGCAAAGAGATATTgcactgaaagcgcatgttgcaagcgtacatttcaaatgtttcagatgttttagatatgttgcaagtgttttatacggaTGCTACAAAAGTAGACCGGGATGTTGCATTTGTTGCAATGatttgtacatgtatgttgcaagcgtctgttaccaatgttttatctgttttttcagacgtatgttgcaaatgtgtttatctatatgttgcatatgttccacacatatgttgcaagtgttttatctgaatgttgcgtatgttttgctATGGTTTTAGgtgtttttcaggtgtttctTGTGAGTATTTCATCTGTTTTCTcttatatattgcaagtgttgcatctggatgttttaaaagtagatctggtgttgcacttGTTGCTAtagctatacacgcatgtttcagacgcatgttttaagtgtttcatctgttttagatatatgttgcaagtgtttcatttggatattttaaaagtagatatCAGGGAAGCACATATTGCTGCTTCTAGTGCGCCACCGTATGTCACCGTGCCGTCGTGGGTCACCGCATCACGcgcctggtggtggtggtgctgctgctgcgtgCTTGCAAGCATGTGAAACAAAGCAAGCTTGGGGTGGTCCCCGCGCATGCGTGGGCCAGCGCAGCCTCTAGAGCGGGATGGGTGCGTCAAGCGCGGGTTCGGAAGCACCATCTGATGCTAGCGCGCTGGATCGGACGTCCGATCACTACCAAGTCCTTTTTCATCCAAGACTATCATTGCATACAAGTCCTCGGTGTGGAGTTGAACGGCGGTATCTTGCGGATGAAAGTGGGCTCTTACGGGCTTAGTAGTCTGGCCCATTAAACGACTGCAGTTGATCCACATAGTAAGTCACAAATCACCTGATCTACGTACTCTCTTCGTCCTGTAGTATAGTACATTCTAGCATTTAAAATTTGTTCTCAAATATAAGGCATTCTAAAGGACAAAAACTAGATTTACATTAAATACTttctatttatcaaccaatcaccattaatcacaTTAGTGATAGCGTTTGATTAGAAAATTAAATGAAAATATATGCGTCTTTTATATccttttaatttattttaaaaattTTAGAATATACTATATTACAAGATAGATCAAGTAAGTTACAAAGGCGGCTTGGCAGGTTGCAGTAACTACCCCGCCTACTAGTTAGTTAGCTGCCGGCGTCTGTTATggataactttttttttttgaaatttgacaCAGAGAGGTAATCCTGCTCGAGGACGATCTTTTTTTTTCATGTGCTTGAGGACGACTTGACGAGTGATGTATACTCTCTTTGTcaacagaaaaatataattctcGTTTTTCAAGAAATCAAAATAATCCAAACAACAACAATATAGcattttagtcccaagcaagttaggataggctagagttaaaaACCCACCAAAAGCCTCAAGTCACGGTTCAAgcacttcaatagctgtttttcaagcactcatatttaaacatagatctctaggtatatcctaagctttcaaatttctttttattGCCCCCATGTCAATTTTGGCCTTTCtatacctctcctcatattattagcttgactTGGGACTCCACAATGCAATAGTGCCTCTAGAGATTTTCTTTAGACATagtcaaaccacctcaaccgatgttggacaagcttttcttcaattggtgttacctctaggcgatcacgtatatcatcattctgAACTCGATCCATTTTtatgtgaccgcaaatccatcgcaacatatgcatttctaCAACACTCAATTGTTGAACATGTCAAATCTTTGTAACAttatgctccatacaacatagccggtctaatcgccgttctatagaacttgccttttagcttttgtggtaccctcttgtcataaATCAAACAATTTAAACTTttattaaatttatataaaaagtacaaacatttatgatacaaagtaagcatcattagattagttatagaatatattttgataataaatttatttagagatataaatactaataatatttgctataaacttaatcaaacttgatttttttttactaaaatatatcccataattgcatttttttttttttttgcagacgAAGGCAGTAAACAGGAGGGTTCGTTCCACCACTGAGATGAAGCCCACACGCATAGGGAACGAGATCAACAGTAAAAGGCACCAGCAACATGTTCAGCCGTGCCTGCGCTCACCTCACCTCACCTCACCTCACCGCCAACCAGTGACAAAAGCAAGCCTGACAGGCAACCACTAGTTGAGATGTAAACACGAACGCTATCCCTCTCTGCCTAATAAGATTGCCCTATGCGTTAACACTTAAGCCCCACCACTTCACCAACGCATCTACTCTCAACCTGCAACTTAAACCAAACTTGTTCAATTCTGGTTCAGCGTGTGCTGGAAGGTACAGACCGTCATCGCTGCAACCGCAATGCAATCAAAAAACAACCAGGACATCGTCATATGTTTCCCCCTCTGACAACTGGTTTTCGACCACTGTCAAGTCTTGCACACCAAAACACCAGATTCAGTTCAGAGACAACCTCCTAGTCAATATAACTGAAGAAAGCGAATATAAATCCACCAGATCAAGCGCTTACATGGACATTTCACTTACCCGGATCCAGGATTCTACTTCAAGCGTTGCCAGACAGTTCTTTGCAGTTGCCCTCAAATCCCCAAAACAGGCTATCAACAATTCTAGGTGTGCAGAGCATACAGCAGCCACCATCCGTCTCATCCAACTCTGTTGGACAATGTTTGGTAAATGGACTTCAGCTGAGTATTCCACTTGTCGATGGCATTGTACTTCCTCATCCCCTTGGACCTGCATGAAGCCAAACAAATCAATATCTGAATCTGAGCACAAAATATAGTATTACTAAAGTAACGGGAAAATTGAGTAGGGGGCTACACCTTTCTCCACGCTCTAGTAGCTTGTTGACCTGATCTATGTGGCCTTGGATACGGTTGTCCAGGATGAGTGATACCAACAGCTGCTCGACATCCTTCTCCGGGAAATTGAGTTCCTAAATGCAGATATTGATCAGATAATTAGTGCCATCAATCACTGTAAACTTAGTTCCTAAATGCAGATGATGGTCGAATAATTCCTGCCACTAGACACCATAAAAATACATGCTGAGGAAAGACTGAAGTGCCTTGCAGGATAGTGAAGACTGAAGAACATATTGTGCCACATGAGTGAAGCATACAAGCATGTTTTCAATTTAGCTGCAGTGGAGGAATATAATACGAAGCCCACATGATCTAATCATCTATGCGACTTCTGGTAGAGCAGAGATTTTTTTACATTTATACAGGAGGGTCAGTAAGAAGTGTCCAACTAAATATTCTCGGTTGTCATTATTGTGGACTTGCAAGAGTAAATATCTACCTGTGAAATGAATGGTATCCTGATTCGAGTATATGGTTTAATAAGCTTGAGCAGCACTTGGGTTCTGATGTTCTTCAACAAGTCCTCAATATAGTTACGGATAAAAGGATCGTCCATTATTGTTCTTCTATtactctgcaaaaaaaaaaaaaaaaaaaaaaaaaaaaaaatggcaaCAATTGCATTAGTACATAGAACATAGAAAATGAAGAGCTAAAAAAATTCTGAAGAAATAAGCGTAGATGCTTACCTTCAGGATCTTTTCAAATTCCATGATGTCATTCTTCTGGTACGCTGCAATCAGGTTTGTCATTGCAAGGATTTCAGGATCATTCTTGTACCTGCAAGCATTCGAATTTTCAGGGTGCGAAGGAAATCAAGCTACAAGATTTACGCGGGGATCATCAATTGTCTTACGGCTTGGCCTCTTGTCCATCAAAAGGATTCACTTCAGATTCCATCAACATATTGGCAAGGACAAGATATCTAAAGcacagaaaaaaacaaaaaaaagtatTTGTTGATATGTATCACAGAGTGTTCTAAAACTTATGTACCTATGAACTAAGGTCAGAAATAACTGTAAGAAGTTTAAATAAGTATAAGTACTTTAGGCATTGGATTCTCCGTGGATTGCCTGCTTCATCATAGTTCTTGAAAGCTTCAAAGAAATCAGTCGCAGCCTCAGCCCACTGCCTCTCAGCCATATGCATCTTCCCACCACACTCACGAATTATACCCATGATTCTTGGGTGAGGTATCGCTGATTTGATGGAAAGAGCCCTTTGATACAATTCCTGCACCAGCAATTCACTTCAGATTCAAATTAAGCACTTCAAGCAAACAACAATGTAAAGCAGGATTTTTGCACTGAATACACAACACTAAATAAATAAATGACATACTAGGACAGAAAAAAAGCAATAGGGTAGAAACTACAATTA
Coding sequences within:
- the LOC136451956 gene encoding COP9 signalosome complex subunit 2, whose translation is MGSDADMEDYGFEYSDEEPEEQDVDIENQYYNSKGLVETDPEGALAGFDQVVSMEPEKAEWGFKALKQTVKLYYKLGKYKEMMDAYREMLTYIKSAVTRNYSEKCINNIMDFVSGSASQNFNLLQEFYQTTLRALEEAKNERLWFKTNLKLCKIWFDMGEYGRMSKILKELHKSCQREDGSDDQKKGTQLLEVYAIEIQMYTETKNNKKLKELYQRALSIKSAIPHPRIMGIIRECGGKMHMAERQWAEAATDFFEAFKNYDEAGNPRRIQCLKYLVLANMLMESEVNPFDGQEAKPYKNDPEILAMTNLIAAYQKNDIMEFEKILKSNRRTIMDDPFIRNYIEDLLKNIRTQVLLKLIKPYTRIRIPFISQELNFPEKDVEQLLVSLILDNRIQGHIDQVNKLLERGERSKGMRKYNAIDKWNTQLKSIYQTLSNRVG